Genomic window (Verrucomicrobiia bacterium):
CGATGACCTTCTCGTCCCACTCGGAGCCCGCGCGCTGCGAGTCGTCGCGCCCGCAGTCGCAGTGATTGTGACGGTCCCGCTGCTCGATTTGCCGCCCGACTACAATGAACTCATTGGGAAACTCAGCGGCCTGCTGATTGTTGGCGTCGTGTCATGGATCCTCATCCAGCTCGTGAAGACGGGCGAAAAGGTGTTGCTCACGCGCTACGACATCACGGTGGCGGACAACCTTGAGGCGCGGAAGGTCTACACGCAGGTCAAGGTCTTGGGAAAAGCCCTTTACGTGGTGATTGCCATCTTCTCAATCGCGTCCGGGCTCATGCTGTTCGAGGAGGTGCGACGGTTCGGAACCAGCATTCTCGCCTCCGCCGGCGTGTTCGGAATCATCGTCGGATTCGCGGCGCAGAAAACCATTGCGAATCTGTTCGCCGGCTTTCAACTGGCCATGACGCAGCCGATCCGGCTCGACGACGTCGTGATCGTGGAAAACGAATGGGGTCGCGTGGAGGAAATCACGCTCACGTATGTGGTCATCAAGATCTGGGACGATCGCCGCCTGATTGCGCCGTTGAGTTACTTCATCGAAAAGCCCTTCCAGAACTGGACCCGTGTATCGGCTGCGTTGCTGGGATCGGTTTTCGTCTGGACGGACTACAGCGTTCCCATCGCGGAACTGCGTCCCGCGATCAAGTCGATCGTGGAGAGTTGCGCCGACTGGGACAAACGATTCTGGAATTTGCAGGTGACGGATTCCACGGAGCGCGCTGTCCAGCTCCGGGTGCTGGCGACTGCGCGGGATTCGGGCAGCGCGTGGAATCTTCGATGTGAAATCAGGGAGAAGCTCGTCGAGTACATCCAGCAGCATCATCCCACCGCTTTGCCGCGATTTCGCGCCGAGGTCGATGCTCCCGCTCGTAATGATGACGCGGCGCTCACTTCCCAGTCCACCGTCGATGCGCCAGGAAGGTAGGGATGGCGCGCTTGGCCGTCAGCATGCAGGGGCGCAGAACGAACCGTGTAATTTCCGGTTGTGTTCTCCTTGCCCGACGCGTTTCACATCTGCGATGGGAACGGCTACGGTGAGAGCCGCACGATGCGATAGAATCTCTGGCTGTCTCCCGCGATATCGTTGAACGAAAGCGAAGCGCCCGAAGCAACCTGATCCGTTCCCAGTTGCTGCCACTCGGAATCGGCCAGGTCGTTTTTGTATTCGACCCTGTAGCGATGACCCGGCGACGCATGAAATGTTACGGCAAGCGTTTGGTCGGAATGGGCAATCAGTTCGGTGATGGAAAGCGTTCCGCTCGCAGGTGGGGGAATGTTGGACGCGCCGGGCGTTGGCGATGGCGTGAGCAATCGCAGCAAACCGGAATCGGGAAGACGCGCTTCACTGACATTCGCGGATTGTGCGCCAAACGTCACGGCGTCGATCGGAACCCCGTCAGGGGTGAACAAGCCGAGCGCTTCGCCGTCCTTGGACAATTTGAATGACACGTGCAGGCTGGATTGATTGGTGTTCGCTGCCGTGAGTTCATCCGCCCAGACGAGCAGGAACCCGCCAGCCGGAACCTGGAATCCTGCTGGGATTCGAAACTTGAACGGATTCGCAAGTGAATCCGAAACGTAGTAGCCAGCGAGATCTGCAACAGCTTCGGATGGATTATGCAGTTCGAACCAGTCCTCGTATTTGTTGTTGGCTGGGTTAAGAAAGCCTCCGTCATTCTCTGCCATCCACTCGTTGATTCTAACGCTGATTGGGGCGAGGGCAGGATTATTCGTCGCCCCGGGTGTCGCATGGAACATCGCGGTGCGGTGGAACGGCTGCGCGTCGGGGACATTGCCGTACGATTGGTTCGCCGGAAGGGTTTTGAACGTGAGGTAATCGATGACCTGAGGTTGTCCATTTACCATCCGGGAGAGAGCGATGGACCCGGTTTCCGGTCGGAACGACGCGTGCAAGTGGCCGCCGCTTTCTTCGCCAGTTTCTCCGTCCAGCCAGACCTGCAGGAATTGTCCGGGTGCCACGCTTGAACCGGCTGGGAACGGCCATTCGGCCGGAGTGCTGTAATTCCTCCCCAGATACAATCCAGCCAGCGGAACGCTGTTGGATCCTGGGTTGTAAAGTTCCACCCACGGTTCGCGTTCGCCGAAATTATCCATCGGCCCCGTGACATTCTCAGCCTGGATTTCGTTAAGCCAAATGTTTGGGAACTCAGAGAACAGGCCCGACACAGAATTGGCCCGTCCGGGCGTTCTGACGCCACTGCCGGCGCCCACCGCCCAGTTGCCAACACGGCTGTTGTCGAACTGCGAACTGATGAGCTGCAGGGAAGTTTCAGATGGCGTGAGCGGCCACGGCGGGGTCGATTCATAGCGCACGCGATCCACGACGACGTCGGCTTCGGCCGTCAGGCCCGGTTGAATCAGCGAAAGGATTTCGCCGTCGGCCTGGAGCGAACCCTCGAATGTTCCGAAAACGGGAATCAATGCGCCATGGTGCGCGGCAAAGGCGATGCCACTCCTTGCGAGAACCAGATATTGGCCGGGCGCAATGATCGATCCTTGCGGGAAGGTGTAGCCAATGCCATTCACCGTCCAGCCTGAGAGGTCGAACGCTGTCGCGGCGCGATTGAACAGTTCTATGTATTCGGCTTCGGGAGCCGCTGTGTTGAAAAGGATTTCGTTGAATACAACATTTCCGATCGTCGGCTCGGGCGTATGCGAGTTTTGCACGGTCACGCCGATGGCGCCTGCCATGGCATTTCCGGCGCGATCCCTTGCTTCGATGCTCCATGCATTTGTTCCGGCCGGCGCGGGCAGGGCGAGGCTCCAGTTTGTCGTGCTGGTCCAGCGGGGCTTGTAGTCGACGCCATTGATGCGAACGCTCTCCAATTCCAGTGGTGCCGTGCCCTGGATGACGACCGCATCGTTTGCTGCGATGAATCGTGTTCCGCTAACCTGGAACGTGAGCGGATCAAACGGCGTCAGTAGCATCAGGATATTGCTGCGGCGATTCGCGATTGACGATTTCGTGGAGGACGGCGAACCCGCAGCGATGCCGGCAGCAAGAAATGCGGAGTGCTTCGCATCCAGGATTGGCTGAATCTCGGCCGGGTTCATTGGACCGTGGGCGAGTTCCTTGAGCGCCCGCAAATACATTCGGAGATATTTCGGCGTGCCCAGCATGCGCGACCAGGGCGTTTCGCTTGTTTGGAACAACCCGCCGTACGCGAGGGAGTTATCGAGGCAGATGCTCAGGTCGATGGTCGACAGCGTCCACTTGCTTTCGGCACTCACCCATGCATCCACGTTCTGGCCGCTGCCTGCGCCAAACGCATCCCAGTTGCCGACAGTGTTGTTCGCCGCCAGCATTCGCATCCAGTTTTCCACGTCCACCACGTTCTCGAGAATGGCTTCGTAATTTAAATCGTTGTAGGCGCCCGCGGCTTCGATCAGCCGAAAAACGTTTGTATAATCGCTGAGCGACGTTTGGGTTTCCTTGATGCTCCAGTTGGGCCGGTATCGTGCAACTCGATAGGAACCATCGGGAAATGTGTAACGGCTCATCCGGGCTTCTGAAATGAGACTGGTTGTTTGCCCGGCATACCAGCGTTGAAGTTTTATCAGCTGAACACCCGTGTGATCGGGAAGATATTGATCCTTCACGAGGCCTCCGGTTGGCCGGAGCGCGTCCTCCATCAGCTTGCCGCGGCGGGTGCCGTTCACATACACCGCGACGAAGCGCCGATAACTCCACGGCAGTCCGAGCCTGCGCATCAGGTAATAAGCGGCCTGCTCGCGTTGCAGCGTTGCGTCGTTGTTGTTGCTGGTGATGTTGTCCTGTTGAATGTCGTTGCCCGGCCAATGAATCTTGTTGAACGAAGTTGCGCCGAGCAGCAGGTCATCCTTCGGCATGCTCCACACGTAATGGCAGGCATTAAACCCAGCGGGTGAACTGTAGCTTTGATGCCAGGGACTTCCCGAATATCGCCCGCCCATGTTGTAGATGATGCGGTTGTTGTAAACGATTGTGCCATCGATGTCCTCGTTGCTCATGACAGGCAATCGGACCCATCGCGTGACGTTCGTTTGCGTGAGCCAGAGGTGATACGTTCCAAACCCGTTGGTTGGATCCGGCTCGCCATAGAAGATGACGCATTCGCGAACCGGTGCGTTGTCCGCAACGAGCTCCGGGAAACGGCTGGTGGCTCCCGCCGTGTCTGCGCCGTGAAGGACAAAGGCAATCGCCCCAGCGGAACGTCCGGGGATTGTGCCGCTGAAAACGCCATCCCCCGCAACCTTGTCTCCATTCCAGCCGGAATCGTTCATGACAACGTTCGACTCCGAAATTGCAGGGTCAACGCGGTAAGCCAATGTTAATGAATTCAACCCGTCTGGATCCGAAACTCTGGCGCTGACGACAACAGACTGGAAGGCGACAGGAACAGCGGGATCGTGCCGCACGTTGTAGATCGCGGGTCCTGCATTGGTGCGAAGCTGGCTGTTGGGCGATCCGGGCGTGCCGAGATTAGAAGGAATCGTCAGGCGTCCAGTGGCTTCAAGCTGGCAGCCTGTGAAACGCACAATGGCTTCCGGACATCCCCGCAGCCAGCGAGCTTTGAAACGGATCGTTGTGTTTTGCTGCGGAGAAAACGTCCCGTTGTTGAGGTTCATCTGCACGCTGTTGGGTCCAACCATCAATCCGTCTCCCGTCCGCACGTGCAGCGCGACGCCTCCATCTGGAAACCCCGCATTCGTTGCCAGGATTGAACGGGAATGGCTGCCCACGAAGCTCAGGGACGACATTCCGTTTTCAAATCCCGAATTGGCAGCGACGTTGCCGCCGATGTTCGCGAGTACTTCCACATTGTCAAAAAGACATTCGCCCGGATCCAGCAACCCGATCTGGATCGAACCGCCAGCGCCGCTTTCGGGGCGCGCCGTGGTTTGAATACTCGTCCAGGGCGCTTTCATGGTTTCATCGCTGTCGGCCCAGCTCGAAGCGAGACGCTTGTCCGCGCGCGCATCAATCAATTCCAGGCTGCTTCCGCCACCGTCCGACCACCGCCCCCAGCGCCCGCCCGTCCCGTAAGTCACGTCATCGACGACGATATCGATGTGGTTGGTCGTAGCCTGGCCAGGCGCTTGTCCATCGATTAGCAGATCAGGCTGGCTGAGCGTGATGCGTTCGCCGGAACCGGAAAGCCGGCCATTGAAATTACCCACCGTGTTCCCTGAATGGAGTTCTGGATAATTGGCAATCAAACGCGCGGCGTTTCTGGCAACGACGAGGTAACCCCCAGGCGCAAGCTCCTGTCCGGGCGAAAAGGTGAAGCTGACTCCGCCGCCGAGTTTCCACCCAGCAAGGTCAACGGTGTTCGTTCCCTGGTTGAACAACTCGATGAACTGGTCATCGTCGTTCCCCGAAATGGGATGATACATGATCTCATTGAAGCCAACGGAACTCACGAGGGGTGGGCTGTTGCTCGCGCCAAAGGAGGTGGCGGCGAGTCGATACCAATCGGCGCCGTTTGGATAGCGGCCAAGTGAAATTCCATTTTCCTGCGGCCCAAACTTCAAGGCATCGACGATGTTTGTGCCGCCCGCATCCTTGAAGTAAATCATTTCGCCCGCTGCATTCAGCGCGAATCCAAGCTGTCGCTCGGTGAAGCTGAGAAAGCCGCGGGCGGGGATGATGGTTCCAGCAGGAATGACAAACTTGTTGTTGGCGGGATGGTCGCTGAGTGTGCATCCGCCGAGATTCGCCGCGGAATTGCCGTGGTTGTAAAGCTCCAGGCCATCCACCTGCGGAAGATCCGTATGGGCCAGCACTTCGTTCAGGACAACGTTGCGCAGCGGCGACGGGTTGGTGGCTTCCGCGGAACCTGGCGAGCCCTCCGCACGAAAACTCCGTTGCCATGCACGGGGATTTGCTTCGCCGTAAGACGCACGCGCCAGCACGATCGAATGGCCGGAGCCGTCGGCACCCATTGGCCAGGGGCCCGAATCATCGTATGCAAACCGCAGCAGAACGGAATTCTGCTCGTCATGCAATCGGAGTTCGCCGCTGGTTTTTAGTGTGTTCGTGTAAGGACCAAATACCCCGCCCAATCCATGCACGGCTTGCACGTCGGCCGGAACAGCAGCCACGATGATGTAACCCTGCGCAGGGATTTTTGTTCCCGTTGGAAATGCATATTGAACCTGCCCCTCGATTCGATAACGGCCAATGTCCTCGGGCCAGGGATTTGAATTGTAGAGTTCGACGAACTCCAGATTCCGCCCATCCGTGCGATCGGCGGGTTTATACATGACCTCGGTGATGGCGATCGGCGTTCGACGGCTGGACGGTCCTGGACGTTCGCTATGGTCCTGCGAGATGGCACTTGTCACTGACGCCGTGCATATCAACAAAGTGATGATGACAGATGATATCCACGGGTTTAAGTCTCGGGGATGGACCTCCGACGCCTGCGCTTTTTTCACGCGGTGACTCTATCGGCAGCCCGAAAAAGAAGCAACGCCGGTCCAGGGCTGGTTTCCGTCCAGTGAGCAATCCGTGCTGCCGTCCGCCCTGGAGAAGTTTGTGTTGGCCACTCCCGCCTGAAACTCGCGCGCAACATGACAACGACCGCAATAGGTGGCAGGCAAAACGTGTTGGGGAAAGGCCGCGCAGGGATCCCCGCACGAAGGTCAGTTTTACGCGCCGCGATCGGAGCATCTACAGGATCCAGATTGTGGGATCCACCCAGACGGCGCCCTTTGCAAAAGGCCGGCGCCGTTCGCAATCCCAGAGGCAATCCTTCGCTCACTTGGAAGCGCGGAGGAAAACGAACTGCCATGAAGCACACAGCGCGTGGAGCCGCAAACAAACGGAAGGGGATTTTAGAAGGGGTTTAACCACGGATGAACGGGGATTTGTGAAGCAGGAGCCGGGTCAGGGCAGAGCTCACGCCAGGGTTTTCAAACCTGCCTTGCGGATTTCCGCCTTCCGACAGGGAAGTTAGCGATACGCTGCAATTTTCCACTTCTCTTCTTCGCGACTTTCGAGCCCTTCCCACATTGATTCGAACAATGCCTTTGAGGGTGAGAACCGGTTGGCCGGGAGAATCAACGTGGCGTGCGCAACTCGCGGATAAAGTGGCTCTCGCTCCGCAGCTCGTCGGCGCGCAGCCGCTTCGCAAAATTCCGCATGCCAGGATGCTTTTCGGCGTTGGTTTTGAACTGAACCTCCATGAACCCTGCCGCAATCAAACTGTTGTGAGCCGCGCGCATCAACAGAACGTAGACCCAGCTGTTTCGGTATGCAGGGTCAATGGCCATCCACGGCGCCTGTGGAGTTCCGTTGGTGAGGATCATCAGCGTCGCGCCGACCACTCTGGAACCCTCCATCACAATCCACGAATGGCGCTGTGAGAAAGTCTCTTCAAATTGCTCAATGGCGACGGACCCGCCCACCTCGCTCGCAATCAGGGAACGAACCGCGATCGCCGGCGCCTCAACAAGCGGTACGACTCGCGCCGCGCGGGGGATTTTTCCACTTCGCACGAGTTGTTGCTGAGCACGGTCAAACAGGCGTGCGCCGGCAGAAAGGTCTGTTTCATACCACTGGTAAACATTCGACACGGAGAATCTGGCCTGCAGCAGCGCCGCGGCTTCCGCGGATCCCGCTTCAAATGCGCGCGCCGTGATGACGCGAGTCGCGCCGCATCGCTGCGCTTCGTCACACAGCTTCCGCAGCAGGATGATCAGGAGGTGATCGCCGGAAATTTCTCGTGTAAACGCCCATTCGACATACGCCTGTCCTCCGTCCGCAAACACCAGCGAACCACAGCCAGCCATGGGCATCGCGCGTCCCGTTTCAACAACTTCGATCAAGCTGTGCGACGGCTTGCGAATCGCGCCGGGCAACAGGGCGACAACGGCGGCTATGTCCCTCGGCTGCGCCGGACGCAGCACAACGCTGTCTGGCGATTCATCCGAATTCTCCGTGCCGGTCTGAAGAACACGTTCAGCGGCTCGCGCCTTCATCTCACGATGCGTCTCCTGACTCAGTTTTCGCCTTCGCGCCCCTGCCAGCAACTGCTGCTTCATCAATGCTTGAAGCCGGAGAACATCTGCCTCGAATCCTTCCCGGGCTGAATACAGGTCGAGCAGAAACTTAATCGTGACCGGCCTGTGGGGATTGAACCTGAGACTTGTTTCCAGCGCTGAAATCGCCCCCTCCGGATTTCGCAATCGCACGAGGCAAATTCCCAGCACGAGGTGCGCTTCTGCGAGCGCGTATTCACGGCCCAGCGCCTCAAGGGCTGCTGCCGTGCCGTTCTCGTAATCTCCCACTTTAAGGCAGCATCGGGCTTTTCCCAACCATGCCACGGCACTGTCGGGCTCCAGTTCCACCGCGCGCTCGTAGCAGCGCATCGCCTCGACCGGCCGATCCAGCCGTTGATACACCAATCCCAACAGGTTGCAGAAGTCCGGTGACGCGTTTGCCAACGACACTTCGATTGCCAGCAGAAGGTTTAGCGCTTCCTTGAAGTGGCCGCGGGCATTGTGAATGGTGGCGAGAAGCATCTTCGCCCGCACATCGCGGGGAATCGCCGCGGCAATGTGTTGAACGATGGTTGAGCCTTCGTCGATCAGGCCAACGCGGAGATAGCACTCCGCCAGCATCAGCCCGAAATCGAAACGCAAAGGAAACGCTTGATAGATCTGTTCCAACAGCGGAACGGCTTTTCGCACCCGGCCGGAAAAAAGAAATACCATCGCAAGAGCCCAGTCGTTCTCTGCCTGCACAGCAGCGGCATAAATGCTTCCTTTGAAAGCCGCTGGCGGAACTGAGGATTCTGAATCGGTGTCCTGTGATTCCGTTTCGCCAGCGCCGCGCTCATCAGGTGTGTCGGGGGTTTCAATGAAAACGGGTTGCCTTGGCATGTGAAAAATGCTCACGAGCGCCCGGCCATTCAAATCCCGCCCGATGGGCAACTCAGCCATCGTGAGAACAGTCGGAACAATGTCCAAAACGCCTGCCCCGTGCGCGAGGTTGTCCTGCCGGATTCCAGGGCCCTTGACGACCAGAATGCCCACGGGCCGGTGCTCCAGGGTTTGGGTTTGAACCTGCCCCGCACCATTCGAAAGCCGCAGCTTGCCTGATTGGTATCCACTGGCCGAGCACAGCACCACCGTGGCATCCGTGCCTGCCAAATGAAGCAGCCGTCCCAATAGCAAGTCATGCAATCGATAAGCTCCGTCCACCACATCCCGATAAAACTGAAATTCCAACTCGCTGACCCGTTCCAGTCGGGGCGCGCGAAATCGCATGAACTCGCGCGAAATGTTGTTGAGGGTGGGATAAAACGCCGCCGTTAAATCCCAGGGTTCCGCTTCCATCAGGTGGGTCGTAATTGCGTGGATGGTGAAGCACTCCGCAAGCATTCGCGCCAGTTGGATCAAATGCGGATCGCGTTCCTGGTCGATGTTTGCAAAATCCGGAACAAACAGCCGGATTGTCGCGGCATCGATGTCTTGAGGTTGCACTGCGCATTGCGCGAGCGCGGCAGCATGGACGTCGGGGAAAACGCCTCGCGCCGGAAGCGATGGCGATACATCACCCTCATGGAGGCGGCGAATGAATGCTTCCGAAACCGCGACGCCATTAATCTGTTCTGCAGGATGACTTGCAGGCCAGTTCACGACGTGGCATCGCCAACCCTGATCCGACAGGACGTTCCAGAGCGCTTTGACCCGCCTTGAACTGCTTGAGAACGGCTGGATCCGTTCGTCTGAGTCGACTTGGGAAACGCCGAGAATTCCGTGCTTGTCCGCCAGTCTGCCCGTTGCCAGCGAATTCCAAAGCAGCGGGGAAATGACTGGGCGCAAACTGGCGAGGTTTCCGGAAACGCCTGCCTCGACAAGTCGCAACAGGTTCGGAAGCGCGCCCGCTTCAAGAAGAGGCCGGATAATCTGCCAGTCAGCGGCATCCCATCCGACCAGCAGAATCCGTTTGTCCGGGCGACTCATGAGGAGCGTTCCGAAGCGCCAGCCGGATTGAAGTTCCCGTTCGGGTTAACGCAACGGACTTCTACCGCGAACTCGCGCGGCGTCGCAGTGCCGCAACGCCCGCAGCACCCAGGGCCAGCAGGGCAAACTGGGAAGGCTCGGGAACGGCTCCGGCCGTGATGGCTCCGCCGGAAGTTTCGTAAGCAAAGCCATGGAGCGTAACGGACTGGTAACTATTCAGCGTGATGTCCGCCCATCCGTAATTCGTCGTCCCACCGTTGTTGAATCGCAGCCCGAGATAGGCGCGCTGTCCCGCGGTCCAGGGCCCCTGGTCCGGAGTGCCGGCGGCGGGTTTGTTGCCGTCCAGGATCGATGACGCCTGTGCCGGATCGACTGTTTCCGCCGGACCGATCAACGCGCCGAGTGACAGGGGCGTCGGGTCCGTCAAAGCCCCACCCAGGCCAACGATCTGCGCGTTGTCCTGATCCAGCGCGTCCCCGTCGTCCTTAAGCTGGTTATCGAACCGGGCCTGGGCGTTCGCGACTTCGGCATTCGCGGCAACATCCCCCGCGAGATTGAAGCTAAGGATCACGCCGTTGCTCTGTGTTCCGGTAACATCCAGAACATCACGATGCACAATGTCGGCATTCGTGCCGTGCACGGCAGCCGCCAAAGCTGTGGATCCCAAAACGTAACTTTTCAGCCGGCCGGAAAGATTCTTCATTGTCATGGTCTGCATTTAAAGTCGTCCGAAGCCCCTAGGGCTCGGAAGTACCTGGTGGCAACGTTTGACTACAAGCATTCCAGTGCAGCAGCAAGGCAAATGTGCCGCCCGCGCGCAGGTTGGGGCGCGGTTAAGAATGGGTGAGATACGCGCTCTTCGGTTCCCGTGATCGACAACTCGCGGCCGCAACCAAGCGGGAATGGAACAACGGCGTTTACGCTAATTTTCGCGAATTGAAGAGGGGAACTTTAACCACGA
Coding sequences:
- a CDS encoding mechanosensitive ion channel domain-containing protein, which translates into the protein MGRDTIYDLAGAVREPLARLLEKIFGSGVHQPIAGAITWVDAGISCLVVLLLLTIHAIAAGWLRWRRSRESSQATWQHDLLQSFAGPLYLAIWVAGIYMAVVPLLQRAETQDETSAGMNAWNWCFDAGMVIALFWLFIRATRVAEKRLLQWSALSKTNIDDLLVPLGARALRVVAPAVAVIVTVPLLDLPPDYNELIGKLSGLLIVGVVSWILIQLVKTGEKVLLTRYDITVADNLEARKVYTQVKVLGKALYVVIAIFSIASGLMLFEEVRRFGTSILASAGVFGIIVGFAAQKTIANLFAGFQLAMTQPIRLDDVVIVENEWGRVEEITLTYVVIKIWDDRRLIAPLSYFIEKPFQNWTRVSAALLGSVFVWTDYSVPIAELRPAIKSIVESCADWDKRFWNLQVTDSTERAVQLRVLATARDSGSAWNLRCEIREKLVEYIQQHHPTALPRFRAEVDAPARNDDAALTSQSTVDAPGR
- a CDS encoding PEP-CTERM sorting domain-containing protein, which translates into the protein MKNLSGRLKSYVLGSTALAAAVHGTNADIVHRDVLDVTGTQSNGVILSFNLAGDVAANAEVANAQARFDNQLKDDGDALDQDNAQIVGLGGALTDPTPLSLGALIGPAETVDPAQASSILDGNKPAAGTPDQGPWTAGQRAYLGLRFNNGGTTNYGWADITLNSYQSVTLHGFAYETSGGAITAGAVPEPSQFALLALGAAGVAALRRRASSR
- a CDS encoding tetratricopeptide repeat protein; the encoded protein is MSRPDKRILLVGWDAADWQIIRPLLEAGALPNLLRLVEAGVSGNLASLRPVISPLLWNSLATGRLADKHGILGVSQVDSDERIQPFSSSSRRVKALWNVLSDQGWRCHVVNWPASHPAEQINGVAVSEAFIRRLHEGDVSPSLPARGVFPDVHAAALAQCAVQPQDIDAATIRLFVPDFANIDQERDPHLIQLARMLAECFTIHAITTHLMEAEPWDLTAAFYPTLNNISREFMRFRAPRLERVSELEFQFYRDVVDGAYRLHDLLLGRLLHLAGTDATVVLCSASGYQSGKLRLSNGAGQVQTQTLEHRPVGILVVKGPGIRQDNLAHGAGVLDIVPTVLTMAELPIGRDLNGRALVSIFHMPRQPVFIETPDTPDERGAGETESQDTDSESSVPPAAFKGSIYAAAVQAENDWALAMVFLFSGRVRKAVPLLEQIYQAFPLRFDFGLMLAECYLRVGLIDEGSTIVQHIAAAIPRDVRAKMLLATIHNARGHFKEALNLLLAIEVSLANASPDFCNLLGLVYQRLDRPVEAMRCYERAVELEPDSAVAWLGKARCCLKVGDYENGTAAALEALGREYALAEAHLVLGICLVRLRNPEGAISALETSLRFNPHRPVTIKFLLDLYSAREGFEADVLRLQALMKQQLLAGARRRKLSQETHREMKARAAERVLQTGTENSDESPDSVVLRPAQPRDIAAVVALLPGAIRKPSHSLIEVVETGRAMPMAGCGSLVFADGGQAYVEWAFTREISGDHLLIILLRKLCDEAQRCGATRVITARAFEAGSAEAAALLQARFSVSNVYQWYETDLSAGARLFDRAQQQLVRSGKIPRAARVVPLVEAPAIAVRSLIASEVGGSVAIEQFEETFSQRHSWIVMEGSRVVGATLMILTNGTPQAPWMAIDPAYRNSWVYVLLMRAAHNSLIAAGFMEVQFKTNAEKHPGMRNFAKRLRADELRSESHFIRELRTPR
- a CDS encoding lamin tail domain-containing protein — translated: MKKAQASEVHPRDLNPWISSVIITLLICTASVTSAISQDHSERPGPSSRRTPIAITEVMYKPADRTDGRNLEFVELYNSNPWPEDIGRYRIEGQVQYAFPTGTKIPAQGYIIVAAVPADVQAVHGLGGVFGPYTNTLKTSGELRLHDEQNSVLLRFAYDDSGPWPMGADGSGHSIVLARASYGEANPRAWQRSFRAEGSPGSAEATNPSPLRNVVLNEVLAHTDLPQVDGLELYNHGNSAANLGGCTLSDHPANNKFVIPAGTIIPARGFLSFTERQLGFALNAAGEMIYFKDAGGTNIVDALKFGPQENGISLGRYPNGADWYRLAATSFGASNSPPLVSSVGFNEIMYHPISGNDDDQFIELFNQGTNTVDLAGWKLGGGVSFTFSPGQELAPGGYLVVARNAARLIANYPELHSGNTVGNFNGRLSGSGERITLSQPDLLIDGQAPGQATTNHIDIVVDDVTYGTGGRWGRWSDGGGSSLELIDARADKRLASSWADSDETMKAPWTSIQTTARPESGAGGSIQIGLLDPGECLFDNVEVLANIGGNVAANSGFENGMSSLSFVGSHSRSILATNAGFPDGGVALHVRTGDGLMVGPNSVQMNLNNGTFSPQQNTTIRFKARWLRGCPEAIVRFTGCQLEATGRLTIPSNLGTPGSPNSQLRTNAGPAIYNVRHDPAVPVAFQSVVVSARVSDPDGLNSLTLAYRVDPAISESNVVMNDSGWNGDKVAGDGVFSGTIPGRSAGAIAFVLHGADTAGATSRFPELVADNAPVRECVIFYGEPDPTNGFGTYHLWLTQTNVTRWVRLPVMSNEDIDGTIVYNNRIIYNMGGRYSGSPWHQSYSSPAGFNACHYVWSMPKDDLLLGATSFNKIHWPGNDIQQDNITSNNNDATLQREQAAYYLMRRLGLPWSYRRFVAVYVNGTRRGKLMEDALRPTGGLVKDQYLPDHTGVQLIKLQRWYAGQTTSLISEARMSRYTFPDGSYRVARYRPNWSIKETQTSLSDYTNVFRLIEAAGAYNDLNYEAILENVVDVENWMRMLAANNTVGNWDAFGAGSGQNVDAWVSAESKWTLSTIDLSICLDNSLAYGGLFQTSETPWSRMLGTPKYLRMYLRALKELAHGPMNPAEIQPILDAKHSAFLAAGIAAGSPSSTKSSIANRRSNILMLLTPFDPLTFQVSGTRFIAANDAVVIQGTAPLELESVRINGVDYKPRWTSTTNWSLALPAPAGTNAWSIEARDRAGNAMAGAIGVTVQNSHTPEPTIGNVVFNEILFNTAAPEAEYIELFNRAATAFDLSGWTVNGIGYTFPQGSIIAPGQYLVLARSGIAFAAHHGALIPVFGTFEGSLQADGEILSLIQPGLTAEADVVVDRVRYESTPPWPLTPSETSLQLISSQFDNSRVGNWAVGAGSGVRTPGRANSVSGLFSEFPNIWLNEIQAENVTGPMDNFGEREPWVELYNPGSNSVPLAGLYLGRNYSTPAEWPFPAGSSVAPGQFLQVWLDGETGEESGGHLHASFRPETGSIALSRMVNGQPQVIDYLTFKTLPANQSYGNVPDAQPFHRTAMFHATPGATNNPALAPISVRINEWMAENDGGFLNPANNKYEDWFELHNPSEAVADLAGYYVSDSLANPFKFRIPAGFQVPAGGFLLVWADELTAANTNQSSLHVSFKLSKDGEALGLFTPDGVPIDAVTFGAQSANVSEARLPDSGLLRLLTPSPTPGASNIPPPASGTLSITELIAHSDQTLAVTFHASPGHRYRVEYKNDLADSEWQQLGTDQVASGASLSFNDIAGDSQRFYRIVRLSP